A portion of the Acidihalobacter yilgarnensis genome contains these proteins:
- the moaA gene encoding GTP 3',8-cyclase MoaA, protein MTTLIDRFNRPIEYVRLSVTDQCDLRCSYCMPRGFKDFSEPAEWLDFDEIERVIAAFGRLGVRRVRLTGGEPLVRKDLPLLARRLADLPGIEDLSLSTNATRLSKSAVALREAGISRINVSLDTLKPERFKSITGGKLDKVLSGLMAAKTAGFGPIKINMVAMRGVNDDEIEDMVQFCIDHDFTLRFIETMPMGDTGRNAGDQYLDLQTVKARLARRFELIPGVMPGGGPARYVQVAGTRLRIGFITPISQHFCETCNRVRLSVEGTLYLCLGQEDKLELRPLLRAGIDDAGLEGALRQAIDLKPERHEFREQPTKVVRFMSMTGG, encoded by the coding sequence ATGACGACTTTGATCGATCGCTTCAACCGCCCTATCGAATACGTCCGCCTATCGGTCACCGACCAGTGCGATCTCCGCTGCAGCTACTGCATGCCACGTGGATTCAAAGACTTCAGCGAACCGGCGGAATGGCTCGACTTCGACGAAATCGAGCGCGTTATCGCGGCCTTCGGACGACTGGGCGTGCGTCGCGTACGCCTGACCGGCGGCGAGCCCTTGGTTCGCAAAGACCTGCCGCTCCTGGCCCGCCGCTTGGCGGACCTCCCAGGTATCGAGGATCTATCGCTGTCCACCAATGCCACACGCCTGTCGAAGTCTGCAGTAGCGCTGCGCGAGGCTGGTATTTCGCGCATCAACGTCAGCCTCGACACACTGAAGCCGGAACGCTTCAAGTCAATCACCGGTGGCAAGCTGGACAAGGTCCTTTCCGGCCTGATGGCTGCGAAGACCGCCGGATTCGGCCCCATCAAAATCAACATGGTGGCCATGCGCGGGGTGAACGACGACGAAATAGAGGACATGGTGCAGTTCTGCATCGACCACGATTTCACTCTGCGCTTCATCGAGACCATGCCTATGGGTGATACCGGGCGCAATGCAGGCGATCAATACCTCGACCTCCAGACCGTCAAGGCGCGCCTTGCCCGACGCTTCGAGTTGATTCCTGGCGTCATGCCTGGCGGCGGTCCTGCCCGCTACGTCCAGGTCGCCGGCACCCGACTGCGCATCGGCTTCATCACACCCATTTCTCAGCACTTCTGCGAGACTTGCAACCGCGTACGCCTGTCCGTGGAAGGTACGCTCTACCTCTGCCTCGGACAGGAGGACAAACTGGAACTGCGCCCCTTGCTACGTGCCGGTATCGACGATGCCGGTCTGGAAGGCGCCCTGCGCCAGGCCATCGACCTCAAACCCGAACGGCACGAATTCCGTGAGCAACCGACCAAGGTCGTGCGCTTCATGTCCATGACCGGCGGCTGA
- a CDS encoding molybdopterin oxidoreductase family protein, giving the protein MSAIPEFENHEKQEVKYTTCYMCACRCGIKVTVEDNQVRFIQGNRNHPINKGVLCAKGNAGIMKQNSPAKLRSPLLRKQGSERGSGEFEEISMERALDILTERLQKIRETDPKKLAYFTGRDQMQALTGLWASQFGTINWAAHGGFCSVNMAAGGLYTMGHAFWEFGDPDWDRTKYFMMWGVAEDHASNPIKIGLEKIKRRGAKFVGVNPVRTGYQAIADEWVPIRPGSDAMFALSMAHVLLKHEQFDWEFLIRYTNTPWLVINTPGEQGDGLFVRDADGKPMAWDMVSEAFVDATRADIQPALFWEGKGPDGRPVKSAMSLLAEKYLDEQYAPKNAEQVTGIPAETIERLALEMAHVAFKETIEVEAEWTDWAGRKHDKFIGRPVSMHAMRGISAHSNGFQACRAIHLVQVLLGSIDCPGGHLAKPPYPKHIPPSIKPAKEMAPNTPLKSPPLGFPKAPEDLVIDADGNPLRIDKAFSWDAPISNHGLMHMVITNAVKGDPYPIDTLMFFMANMAWNSSMNTKEMQDLLRTRGEDGEYKIPFLVVSDAFHSEMVNFADLVIPDTTYLERYDTISMLDRPISEADLAADAIRQPIIKSDRDVMAWQEVQVELAGRLKFPAFTNSDGTRKFKDYKDFIVNYEKEPGIGFLSGWRLDEDGNEVHLRGKPNPKQWERYIENQSFFAYHLPEHTRYYRFANKDYLALAKHAGWVGSTDPIIMELYSETLQKFRLAGQGLYDGPQPSKPEHKERMVKYFSPLPEYYKPLEQCRIDEDEYPFHAVNQRPMFMYHSWDSQNAWLRQIMSQNYLFMSRQRAVEMGIADKSWVWLESHNGRVRVQVKLMEGVERNTVWTWNAIGKQAGAWGLKPEANEATKGFLMNHLIRELLPRKGDAVDNITNSDPVTGQAAWYDLRVKITPAAPGETGSWPTFDTIKRLPNVAESPDVLRYHSHEPVGIRRDLSDVLTRGQK; this is encoded by the coding sequence ATGAGCGCGATCCCCGAATTCGAAAACCACGAGAAACAGGAAGTCAAATACACCACCTGTTACATGTGTGCCTGCCGCTGCGGAATCAAGGTCACCGTGGAGGACAATCAGGTTCGCTTCATCCAGGGCAACCGCAACCATCCGATCAATAAAGGCGTGCTCTGTGCCAAGGGCAATGCCGGTATCATGAAGCAGAATTCGCCAGCCAAGCTGCGTTCCCCGTTGCTGCGTAAGCAGGGTAGCGAGCGCGGGAGCGGCGAATTTGAGGAAATCTCGATGGAGCGCGCGCTCGATATTCTGACCGAGCGCCTGCAGAAGATCCGCGAGACCGATCCCAAGAAGCTGGCCTATTTCACCGGTCGTGACCAGATGCAGGCACTGACCGGCCTGTGGGCCAGCCAGTTCGGCACCATCAACTGGGCGGCCCACGGTGGCTTCTGCTCGGTGAACATGGCCGCGGGTGGTCTGTACACGATGGGGCATGCCTTTTGGGAGTTCGGTGATCCCGATTGGGATCGCACGAAGTATTTCATGATGTGGGGCGTGGCCGAGGATCATGCCTCCAACCCGATCAAGATCGGTCTGGAAAAAATCAAGCGTCGTGGTGCCAAGTTCGTGGGCGTCAATCCCGTACGCACGGGTTACCAGGCGATCGCTGACGAATGGGTGCCGATACGTCCGGGTAGCGACGCGATGTTCGCCCTGTCGATGGCGCATGTGCTGCTCAAGCACGAGCAGTTCGACTGGGAATTTTTGATTCGCTATACCAACACCCCGTGGCTGGTGATCAATACCCCTGGCGAACAGGGTGATGGCCTGTTCGTCCGTGATGCCGATGGCAAGCCGATGGCCTGGGACATGGTCAGTGAGGCCTTCGTCGACGCCACGCGAGCAGACATTCAGCCGGCATTGTTCTGGGAAGGTAAGGGTCCGGATGGACGGCCTGTCAAGAGTGCGATGTCGCTTCTGGCCGAGAAATATCTCGACGAGCAATACGCCCCGAAGAATGCGGAGCAGGTGACGGGTATCCCGGCCGAGACCATCGAGCGTCTGGCGCTGGAGATGGCGCATGTCGCATTCAAGGAAACCATCGAGGTCGAGGCTGAGTGGACCGACTGGGCCGGGCGCAAGCACGACAAGTTCATTGGACGCCCCGTGTCCATGCACGCGATGCGCGGTATTTCGGCGCATTCCAACGGCTTCCAGGCTTGCCGCGCGATTCATCTGGTGCAGGTGCTGCTGGGCTCCATTGACTGCCCCGGCGGCCATCTGGCCAAGCCGCCTTACCCCAAGCACATCCCGCCGTCGATCAAGCCGGCCAAGGAAATGGCGCCGAATACGCCGCTCAAGAGCCCGCCACTGGGCTTCCCCAAGGCGCCGGAGGATCTGGTCATCGACGCCGACGGCAACCCGCTGCGCATCGACAAGGCATTCTCCTGGGATGCGCCGATTTCCAATCACGGTTTAATGCATATGGTCATCACCAATGCCGTGAAGGGCGATCCCTACCCGATCGACACGCTGATGTTCTTCATGGCGAACATGGCCTGGAATTCCAGCATGAATACCAAGGAGATGCAGGATCTGCTGCGCACACGCGGCGAGGATGGTGAATACAAAATCCCCTTCCTGGTCGTGTCCGATGCCTTCCACTCAGAGATGGTCAACTTCGCCGATCTGGTGATTCCGGACACCACCTACCTCGAGCGCTATGACACCATTTCGATGCTCGATCGTCCGATTTCTGAGGCGGATCTGGCCGCCGACGCGATCCGTCAGCCGATCATTAAGTCCGATCGGGACGTGATGGCCTGGCAGGAGGTTCAGGTCGAGTTGGCCGGTCGCCTCAAGTTCCCGGCCTTCACTAACTCGGACGGCACGCGCAAGTTCAAGGACTACAAGGATTTCATCGTCAACTACGAGAAGGAGCCGGGCATCGGTTTCCTGTCGGGTTGGCGTCTGGACGAAGATGGGAACGAAGTCCATCTTCGCGGCAAGCCGAATCCGAAGCAATGGGAACGCTATATCGAGAACCAGTCGTTCTTCGCCTATCACCTGCCGGAGCACACGCGCTACTACCGCTTTGCCAACAAGGATTACTTGGCGTTGGCCAAACATGCCGGCTGGGTGGGCTCGACAGACCCGATCATCATGGAGCTGTATTCCGAGACGTTGCAGAAATTCCGTCTTGCCGGGCAAGGGCTGTACGATGGTCCGCAGCCGAGCAAGCCGGAACACAAGGAGCGGATGGTGAAATATTTCTCGCCGCTGCCTGAGTACTACAAGCCGTTGGAGCAGTGTCGGATCGATGAGGATGAATACCCCTTCCACGCCGTCAACCAGCGCCCCATGTTCATGTACCACTCGTGGGATTCTCAGAACGCGTGGCTGAGGCAGATCATGTCGCAGAACTACTTGTTCATGAGCCGCCAGCGGGCCGTCGAGATGGGTATCGCGGACAAGTCCTGGGTCTGGCTGGAGTCGCACAATGGACGGGTTCGCGTGCAGGTCAAGCTGATGGAAGGCGTCGAGCGCAACACCGTGTGGACCTGGAATGCCATCGGCAAGCAGGCCGGCGCCTGGGGTCTCAAGCCTGAGGCCAACGAGGCGACCAAGGGCTTTCTGATGAACCACCTGATTCGTGAGCTGCTGCCGCGCAAGGGCGATGCGGTGGATAACATCACCAATTCAGATCCGGTGACCGGGCAGGCGGCCTGGTATGACCTGCGCGTGAAGATCACGCCGGCCGCACCGGGAGAGACCGGTAGCTGGCCGACCTTCGATACCATCAAGCGGCTGCCGAATGTGGCGGAATCACCGGATGTGCTGCGCTATCACTCGCACGAGCCAGTGGGCATACGGCGCGATCTTAGCGATGTGCTGACCCGCGGCCAGAAATAA
- a CDS encoding 4Fe-4S dicluster domain-containing protein: protein MRLGLVIDLDTCVGCHACAVACKQWNTSGTTGPLTDYRPYGADPSGVWFNRIRHYEVGEYPNSKTINFPMSCMHCEDADCVTVCPTGASYKRKEDGVVLIDQTKCMGCNYCSWACPYGARELDRESGTMKKCTLCIDRIYDETLAEIDRQPACVITCPAHARFFGDFDDQNSEVSRLVRERDGMQLMPELGYNPTNRYLPPRINTPIPTEDVRRDSLAGKVKEWVNKAVAR from the coding sequence ATGCGACTCGGTCTCGTCATCGATCTGGATACCTGCGTTGGCTGTCACGCCTGCGCGGTGGCCTGCAAACAGTGGAACACCTCGGGCACAACCGGCCCGCTGACCGACTACCGCCCGTATGGGGCCGACCCGAGCGGCGTCTGGTTCAATCGTATCCGCCATTACGAAGTGGGCGAGTATCCCAACAGCAAGACGATCAATTTTCCGATGTCCTGCATGCACTGCGAGGACGCAGACTGCGTGACGGTATGCCCGACAGGGGCGTCCTACAAGCGAAAGGAAGACGGGGTGGTCCTGATCGACCAGACCAAGTGCATGGGCTGCAACTACTGTTCGTGGGCCTGTCCCTACGGTGCCCGCGAGCTGGATCGCGAGTCCGGCACGATGAAAAAATGCACCCTGTGCATCGACCGTATTTACGACGAGACGCTCGCGGAGATAGACCGTCAGCCAGCCTGCGTGATCACCTGTCCGGCGCACGCACGCTTCTTCGGTGACTTCGACGACCAGAATTCCGAGGTCAGCCGCTTGGTGCGCGAGCGCGACGGAATGCAACTGATGCCCGAGTTGGGGTACAACCCGACCAACCGTTACCTGCCGCCGCGCATCAACACGCCGATCCCCACCGAGGATGTACGTCGCGACAGCCTCGCCGGCAAGGTCAAGGAATGGGTCAACAAGGCGGTGGCGCGCTGA
- a CDS encoding dimethyl sulfoxide reductase anchor subunit family protein — protein MHPALSVIFFTVVSGAGFGLYSLTAILQLFRLGPAMDRSELLTALITAFVLIVAGLISSTGHLANPKNAWRSFMRVKTSWLSREAVLAVIFFPFGFLYLLGVYLYGAHVPAFFGLMGLIGIVLGFMTVFATGMIYACLKTMRQWNTPLVPANYLLMGLTLGALFHLAIEAYYGANLQFITGVAGTALVMTGVMKGIYYYWIIKTSGPSINTATTFTRATVRLLDVGHTAGTFLTEEFGYQVEAGRLLMLKALVFGFGFILPLILIVAAAASQGAGFLLATLAVLSSLAGKGIERWLFFAEARHVVNLYHGAQHT, from the coding sequence ATGCATCCGGCATTGTCAGTCATTTTTTTCACCGTCGTTTCCGGCGCGGGTTTCGGGCTGTATTCGCTCACCGCAATCCTGCAGCTATTTCGTCTCGGGCCGGCGATGGACCGCTCCGAGCTACTCACCGCGCTGATCACCGCCTTCGTGCTGATCGTGGCCGGCCTGATCTCTTCCACCGGCCATCTGGCCAATCCGAAGAACGCTTGGCGTTCCTTTATGCGGGTCAAGACCTCGTGGCTGTCGCGTGAGGCGGTGTTGGCCGTGATCTTCTTCCCCTTTGGCTTTCTCTACTTGCTGGGTGTTTACCTTTATGGCGCCCATGTCCCGGCGTTTTTCGGGCTGATGGGGTTGATTGGTATCGTGCTCGGTTTTATGACCGTCTTCGCGACGGGCATGATCTACGCGTGCCTCAAGACTATGCGCCAGTGGAACACCCCGCTGGTACCGGCCAATTACCTGCTCATGGGGTTGACGTTGGGTGCGTTGTTCCACTTGGCGATCGAGGCCTATTACGGGGCGAATCTTCAGTTCATCACCGGTGTGGCCGGTACGGCACTGGTCATGACCGGGGTGATGAAGGGCATCTACTACTACTGGATTATCAAGACCAGCGGGCCGAGCATCAATACCGCCACGACCTTCACGCGCGCGACGGTGCGCCTGTTGGATGTGGGGCATACGGCAGGTACCTTTCTGACGGAAGAATTCGGTTATCAGGTGGAGGCCGGTCGCCTGCTCATGCTGAAGGCGCTGGTATTCGGATTCGGGTTCATTTTGCCCTTGATCCTGATCGTAGCCGCGGCGGCGTCTCAGGGCGCTGGCTTTTTGCTGGCAACGTTGGCTGTATTGTCGTCACTTGCGGGTAAGGGCATTGAACGCTGGCTGTTCTTCGCGGAGGCGCGCCACGTGGTTAATCTGTACCACGGAGCACAGCACACCTAA